A single genomic interval of Acidobacteriota bacterium harbors:
- a CDS encoding M15 family metallopeptidase: MPSGNDEMTPRAHVDYRGSPAPPRQMREVLRQAMAAEGFEVYPYEWWHFDYRDWRRYAIANIPFNRIAPAGPPVQP; the protein is encoded by the coding sequence ATGCCCAGCGGCAATGACGAGATGACCCCGCGAGCCCATGTCGATTATCGGGGCAGTCCGGCGCCGCCGCGGCAGATGCGCGAAGTGCTCCGGCAGGCCATGGCCGCCGAGGGCTTCGAAGTCTACCCCTACGAATGGTGGCATTTCGACTACCGCGACTGGCGGCGTTATGCCATCGCCAACATCCCGTTCAACCGGATCGCGCCGGCCGGTCCGCCCGTTCAGCCTTGA